From a single Brassica napus cultivar Da-Ae chromosome C9, Da-Ae, whole genome shotgun sequence genomic region:
- the LOC106367877 gene encoding PH, RCC1 and FYVE domains-containing protein 1 isoform X2 gives MGAYLLKYGRRGKPKFCPFRLSNDESVLIWFSGKEEKHLKLSHVSRIISGQRTPIFQRCPRPEKEYQSFSLIYDERSLDLICKDKDEAQVWFTGLKAVISRCHQRRFRTDSRSDETPSEANSPRTYTRRSSPLHSPFSSNDSFLKDGSNHHCLHTPYESPPKNGIGKAFSDMTLYALPPKGYFPSDPASISVHSLSSGASDTIHGHIKGMGMDAFRVSLSSAISSSSHGSGHDDGDALGDVFIWGEGIGEGVLGGGNHIVGSSFEIKMDSLVPKALESSIVLDVQNIACGEQHAVLVTKQGESFSWGEESEGRLGHGVDSNVQHPKLIDALSTTNIELVACGEYHSCAVSLSGDLYTWGKGDFGILGHGNEVSHWIPKRVNFLMEGIHVSSIACGPYHTAVVTSAGQLFTFGDGTFGVLGHGDRKSVFIPREVDSLKGLRTVRAACGIWHTAAVVEVMVGSSSSSNCSSGKLFTWGDGDKNRLGHGDKEPKLVPTCVAALVEPNFCQVACGHSLTVALTTLGHVYTVGSPVYGQLGNPHTDGKLPARVEGKLHKSFVEEIACGAYHVAVLTSKTEVYTWGKGSNGRLGHGDADDRSSPTLVESLKDKQVKTIACGSNFTAAVCLHKWASGMDQSMCSGCRQPFNFKRKRHNCYNCGLVFCHSCSNKKSLKACMAPNPNKPYRVCDKCYNKLKKTIEADASSHSSLSRRESVNQGSDAVDRDEKLNSRSDGHLARFSLVEPMRQVESQSKKNKKYEFNSSRVSPIPSGGSHRGSLNVTKSFNPTFGSSKKFFSASVPGSRIVSRATSPVSRRLSPPARSTTPTPTLSGLTTPKIVVDDTKRTNDNISQEVVMLRTQVEILTRKAQLQEVELERTTKQLKEALATAGEETARCKAAKDVIKSLTAQLKDMAERLHVGSARTIKSPSLNSFGSSPEYIAPSSNTPNRPNSRETDPDVLNTVPMFSNGTSTPVFDGASYRQQANHAAEPINRISTRAKESEPRNENEWVEQDEPGVYITLTALAGGTRDLKRVRFR, from the exons ATGGGAGCTTATTTGCTCAAGTATGGAAGAAGGGGAAAGCCTAAGTTCTGTCCTTTTCGCCTTTCTAAT GATGAGTCTGTTTTGATATGGTTCTCGGGGAAGGAAGAGAAACATTTGAAGCTGAGCCATGTTTCTAGGATCATATCTGGCCAGCGCACT CCAATTTTTCAGAGATGTCCACGTCCCGAGAAGGAATATCAATCGTTTTCGCTAATATACGACGAGAGGTCATTGGATTTG ATATGCAAGGATAAAGATGAGGCTCAAGTGTGGTTTACTGGTTTAAAAGCCGTAATCTCTCGTTGCCATCAACGGAGATTTAGGACCGACTCAAGAAGTGATGAGACGCCATCCGAAGCTAACAGTCCCAGGACTTATACTCGGAGAAGCTCCCCTTTACATTCTCCCTTTAGCAGCAATGATAGTTTCCTTAAA GATGGCTCTAATCACCATTGTCTTCACACTCCGTATGAGAGCCCGCCTAAGAATGGCATTGGCAAGGCATTTTCAGACATGACATTGTATGCACTTCCTCCAAAAGGATATTTTCCTTCAGATCCGGCAAGTATCTCAGTTCACTCTTTGTCATCCGGAGCCTCGGATACCATACACGGTCACATTAAAGGCATGGGTATGGATGCTTTTAGAGTTAGTCTGTCAAGTGCTATTAGTTCTTCGAGCCATGGCTCTGGTCATGATGATGGAGATGCGTTAGGAGACGTTTTCATTTGGGGAGAAGGAATAGGTGAAGGTGTTTTGGGTGGTGGAAACCATATAGTTGGAAGTTCGTTTGAGATCAAAATGGATTCCTTAGTGCCAAAAGCTTTAGAATCTTCTATAGTACTTGATGTCCAGAATATTGCTTGTGGTGAACAGCATGCTGTCCTTGTGACAAAACAAGGAGAAAGTTTTTCCTGGGGAGAGGAATCTGAGGGTAGGCTTGGCCATGGTGTAGATTCCAATGTTCAGCATCCAAAGCTTATTGATGCACTCAGTACCACTAATATTGAGCTTGTAGCATGTGGCGAATACCATAGTTGTGCAGTTTCTCTATCGGGGGATTTGTATACTTGGGGTAAAGGAGATTTTGGTATTCTGGGACATGGAAATGAAGTCAGCCACTGGATCCCGAAAAGAGTGAATTTTTTGATGGAGGGGATACATGTATCATCTATCGCTTGTGGACCTTACCACACAGCTGTTGTGACTTCTGCTGGGCAGTTGTTCACTTTTGGTGATGGGACCTTTGGTGTTTTGGGCCATGGAGACAGGAAAAGTGTTTTCATACCCAGAGAGGTAGACTCCTTGAAAGGTCTTCGCACTGTCCGGGCTGCCTGTGGTATATGGCACACAGCCGCAGTTGTAGAAGTTATGGTTGGAAGCTCGAGCTCTAGTAACTGCTCCTCAGGAAAGCTCTTCACATGGGGTGATGGTGATAAGAATCGTCTTGGTCATGGTGACAAAGAACCAAAACTCGTGCCTACCTGTGTAGCAGCTCTTGTAGAACCTAATTTTTGTCAAGTTGCGTGTGGACATAGCCTAACAGTTGCACTAACAACATTGGGCCATGTCTATACTGTGGGTAGTCCTGTTTATGGCCAGCTCGGAAACCCACATACTGATGGAAAGCTACCAGCCCGCGTTGAAGGTAAACTTCACAAGAGTTTTGTCGAAGAAATTGCTTGCGGAGCTTATCATGTTGCAGTTTTAACTTCAAAGACTGAGGTTTACACTTGGGGAAAAGGATCAAACGGTAGACTAGGCCATGGGGATGCAGATGATAGAAGCTCCCCAACACTGGTTGAGTCGCTTAAGGATAAACAGGTGAAAACCATTGCATGTGGCTCTAACTTTACCGCAGCTGTCTGTCTTCACAAGTGGGCATCAGGGATGGATCAGTCCATGTGTTCAGGTTGCCGTCAGCCTTTCAATTTCAAGAGAAAGCGGCACAACTGCTATAACTGTGGACTTGTGTTTTGCCATTCCTGCAGTAATAAAAAGTCCCTGAAGGCTTGTATGGCACCGAACCCGAACAAACCATATCGAGTGTGTGACAAGTGTTATAACAAATTGAAAAAGACCATTGAAGCTGATGCATCATCTCATTCTTCCTTGAGTCGAAGAGAAAGTGTCAACCAGGGATCAGATGCAGTTGACAGAGACGAGAAGTTGAATTCTAGATCAGACGGACATTTAGCTAGATTCTCATTGGTGGAGCCCATGAGGCAAGTGGAGAGCCAATCCAAGAAGAATAAGAAGTACGAATTTAATAGTAGTCGTGTCTCACCAATACCAAGTGGAGGCTCTCACAGGGGTTCACTAAACGTAACCAAGTCTTTTAATCCAACTTTTGGAtcatcaaagaaattcttctcagcGTCTGTTCCTGGTTCCCGAATTGTGTCTCGGGCAACTTCACCAGTATCAAGACGCCTAAGCCCACCAGCTCGCTCAACAACGCCAACTCCCACTCTTTCAGGACTAACTACACCAAAAATTGTCGTGGATGATACTAAGAGAACCAATGATAACATAAGCCAGGAGGTGGTTATGCTAAGAACTCAA GTTGAAATTCTTACACGAAAGGCACAGCTTCAAGAAGTTGAACTGGAAAGAACAACCAAACAACTAAAGGAGGCACTAGCAACTGCTGGCGAGGAAACAGCGAGATGCAAAGCAGCTAAAGATGTGATTAAATCACTTACCGCTCAG TTGAAAGACATGGCTGAAAGATTACATGTTGGATCAGCTCGGACTATCAAGTCTCCTTCTCTTAATTCGTTTGGATCTAGTCCTGAATACATTGCCCCTTCGTCTAACacaccaaaccgtccaaacAGCCGAGAAACTGATCCTGACGTCCTAAACACCGTCCCAATGTTTTCAAACGGGACCAGCACGCCTGTTTTTGATGGCGCAAGTTACCGACAGCAAGCGAATCATGCTGCGGAACCGATAAATAGAATCAGCACTCGAGCGAAAGAAAGTGAGCCCCGTAATGAAAATGAGTGGGTTGAACAAGATGAGCCTGGTGTGTACATCACTCTCACAGCCTTAGCAGGAGGGACAAGGGATCTCAAACGCGTCCGTTTCAG ATAA
- the LOC106367877 gene encoding PH, RCC1 and FYVE domains-containing protein 1 isoform X1, translated as MASGLSRADPVVARDIEQAVTALKMGAYLLKYGRRGKPKFCPFRLSNDESVLIWFSGKEEKHLKLSHVSRIISGQRTPIFQRCPRPEKEYQSFSLIYDERSLDLICKDKDEAQVWFTGLKAVISRCHQRRFRTDSRSDETPSEANSPRTYTRRSSPLHSPFSSNDSFLKDGSNHHCLHTPYESPPKNGIGKAFSDMTLYALPPKGYFPSDPASISVHSLSSGASDTIHGHIKGMGMDAFRVSLSSAISSSSHGSGHDDGDALGDVFIWGEGIGEGVLGGGNHIVGSSFEIKMDSLVPKALESSIVLDVQNIACGEQHAVLVTKQGESFSWGEESEGRLGHGVDSNVQHPKLIDALSTTNIELVACGEYHSCAVSLSGDLYTWGKGDFGILGHGNEVSHWIPKRVNFLMEGIHVSSIACGPYHTAVVTSAGQLFTFGDGTFGVLGHGDRKSVFIPREVDSLKGLRTVRAACGIWHTAAVVEVMVGSSSSSNCSSGKLFTWGDGDKNRLGHGDKEPKLVPTCVAALVEPNFCQVACGHSLTVALTTLGHVYTVGSPVYGQLGNPHTDGKLPARVEGKLHKSFVEEIACGAYHVAVLTSKTEVYTWGKGSNGRLGHGDADDRSSPTLVESLKDKQVKTIACGSNFTAAVCLHKWASGMDQSMCSGCRQPFNFKRKRHNCYNCGLVFCHSCSNKKSLKACMAPNPNKPYRVCDKCYNKLKKTIEADASSHSSLSRRESVNQGSDAVDRDEKLNSRSDGHLARFSLVEPMRQVESQSKKNKKYEFNSSRVSPIPSGGSHRGSLNVTKSFNPTFGSSKKFFSASVPGSRIVSRATSPVSRRLSPPARSTTPTPTLSGLTTPKIVVDDTKRTNDNISQEVVMLRTQVEILTRKAQLQEVELERTTKQLKEALATAGEETARCKAAKDVIKSLTAQLKDMAERLHVGSARTIKSPSLNSFGSSPEYIAPSSNTPNRPNSRETDPDVLNTVPMFSNGTSTPVFDGASYRQQANHAAEPINRISTRAKESEPRNENEWVEQDEPGVYITLTALAGGTRDLKRVRFR; from the exons ATGGCGTCGGGTCTTAGCAGAGCTGATCCTGTAGTTGCGAGGGATATTGAGCAG GCTGTCACTGCCCTGAAAATGGGAGCTTATTTGCTCAAGTATGGAAGAAGGGGAAAGCCTAAGTTCTGTCCTTTTCGCCTTTCTAAT GATGAGTCTGTTTTGATATGGTTCTCGGGGAAGGAAGAGAAACATTTGAAGCTGAGCCATGTTTCTAGGATCATATCTGGCCAGCGCACT CCAATTTTTCAGAGATGTCCACGTCCCGAGAAGGAATATCAATCGTTTTCGCTAATATACGACGAGAGGTCATTGGATTTG ATATGCAAGGATAAAGATGAGGCTCAAGTGTGGTTTACTGGTTTAAAAGCCGTAATCTCTCGTTGCCATCAACGGAGATTTAGGACCGACTCAAGAAGTGATGAGACGCCATCCGAAGCTAACAGTCCCAGGACTTATACTCGGAGAAGCTCCCCTTTACATTCTCCCTTTAGCAGCAATGATAGTTTCCTTAAA GATGGCTCTAATCACCATTGTCTTCACACTCCGTATGAGAGCCCGCCTAAGAATGGCATTGGCAAGGCATTTTCAGACATGACATTGTATGCACTTCCTCCAAAAGGATATTTTCCTTCAGATCCGGCAAGTATCTCAGTTCACTCTTTGTCATCCGGAGCCTCGGATACCATACACGGTCACATTAAAGGCATGGGTATGGATGCTTTTAGAGTTAGTCTGTCAAGTGCTATTAGTTCTTCGAGCCATGGCTCTGGTCATGATGATGGAGATGCGTTAGGAGACGTTTTCATTTGGGGAGAAGGAATAGGTGAAGGTGTTTTGGGTGGTGGAAACCATATAGTTGGAAGTTCGTTTGAGATCAAAATGGATTCCTTAGTGCCAAAAGCTTTAGAATCTTCTATAGTACTTGATGTCCAGAATATTGCTTGTGGTGAACAGCATGCTGTCCTTGTGACAAAACAAGGAGAAAGTTTTTCCTGGGGAGAGGAATCTGAGGGTAGGCTTGGCCATGGTGTAGATTCCAATGTTCAGCATCCAAAGCTTATTGATGCACTCAGTACCACTAATATTGAGCTTGTAGCATGTGGCGAATACCATAGTTGTGCAGTTTCTCTATCGGGGGATTTGTATACTTGGGGTAAAGGAGATTTTGGTATTCTGGGACATGGAAATGAAGTCAGCCACTGGATCCCGAAAAGAGTGAATTTTTTGATGGAGGGGATACATGTATCATCTATCGCTTGTGGACCTTACCACACAGCTGTTGTGACTTCTGCTGGGCAGTTGTTCACTTTTGGTGATGGGACCTTTGGTGTTTTGGGCCATGGAGACAGGAAAAGTGTTTTCATACCCAGAGAGGTAGACTCCTTGAAAGGTCTTCGCACTGTCCGGGCTGCCTGTGGTATATGGCACACAGCCGCAGTTGTAGAAGTTATGGTTGGAAGCTCGAGCTCTAGTAACTGCTCCTCAGGAAAGCTCTTCACATGGGGTGATGGTGATAAGAATCGTCTTGGTCATGGTGACAAAGAACCAAAACTCGTGCCTACCTGTGTAGCAGCTCTTGTAGAACCTAATTTTTGTCAAGTTGCGTGTGGACATAGCCTAACAGTTGCACTAACAACATTGGGCCATGTCTATACTGTGGGTAGTCCTGTTTATGGCCAGCTCGGAAACCCACATACTGATGGAAAGCTACCAGCCCGCGTTGAAGGTAAACTTCACAAGAGTTTTGTCGAAGAAATTGCTTGCGGAGCTTATCATGTTGCAGTTTTAACTTCAAAGACTGAGGTTTACACTTGGGGAAAAGGATCAAACGGTAGACTAGGCCATGGGGATGCAGATGATAGAAGCTCCCCAACACTGGTTGAGTCGCTTAAGGATAAACAGGTGAAAACCATTGCATGTGGCTCTAACTTTACCGCAGCTGTCTGTCTTCACAAGTGGGCATCAGGGATGGATCAGTCCATGTGTTCAGGTTGCCGTCAGCCTTTCAATTTCAAGAGAAAGCGGCACAACTGCTATAACTGTGGACTTGTGTTTTGCCATTCCTGCAGTAATAAAAAGTCCCTGAAGGCTTGTATGGCACCGAACCCGAACAAACCATATCGAGTGTGTGACAAGTGTTATAACAAATTGAAAAAGACCATTGAAGCTGATGCATCATCTCATTCTTCCTTGAGTCGAAGAGAAAGTGTCAACCAGGGATCAGATGCAGTTGACAGAGACGAGAAGTTGAATTCTAGATCAGACGGACATTTAGCTAGATTCTCATTGGTGGAGCCCATGAGGCAAGTGGAGAGCCAATCCAAGAAGAATAAGAAGTACGAATTTAATAGTAGTCGTGTCTCACCAATACCAAGTGGAGGCTCTCACAGGGGTTCACTAAACGTAACCAAGTCTTTTAATCCAACTTTTGGAtcatcaaagaaattcttctcagcGTCTGTTCCTGGTTCCCGAATTGTGTCTCGGGCAACTTCACCAGTATCAAGACGCCTAAGCCCACCAGCTCGCTCAACAACGCCAACTCCCACTCTTTCAGGACTAACTACACCAAAAATTGTCGTGGATGATACTAAGAGAACCAATGATAACATAAGCCAGGAGGTGGTTATGCTAAGAACTCAA GTTGAAATTCTTACACGAAAGGCACAGCTTCAAGAAGTTGAACTGGAAAGAACAACCAAACAACTAAAGGAGGCACTAGCAACTGCTGGCGAGGAAACAGCGAGATGCAAAGCAGCTAAAGATGTGATTAAATCACTTACCGCTCAG TTGAAAGACATGGCTGAAAGATTACATGTTGGATCAGCTCGGACTATCAAGTCTCCTTCTCTTAATTCGTTTGGATCTAGTCCTGAATACATTGCCCCTTCGTCTAACacaccaaaccgtccaaacAGCCGAGAAACTGATCCTGACGTCCTAAACACCGTCCCAATGTTTTCAAACGGGACCAGCACGCCTGTTTTTGATGGCGCAAGTTACCGACAGCAAGCGAATCATGCTGCGGAACCGATAAATAGAATCAGCACTCGAGCGAAAGAAAGTGAGCCCCGTAATGAAAATGAGTGGGTTGAACAAGATGAGCCTGGTGTGTACATCACTCTCACAGCCTTAGCAGGAGGGACAAGGGATCTCAAACGCGTCCGTTTCAG ATAA